A stretch of the Candidatus Jettenia sp. AMX2 genome encodes the following:
- a CDS encoding OmpH family outer membrane protein: MKLEILFHTGIRLIKKFIIITSFACLSLFLLLDIQARSQDAVASRTMKIGVVDLNRVFEKYEKRKNLDAQLKDQEREYQKILNDKRKELANLNEKIQLLDLGSEARRRNEEAFEKKNIELESYARFAENNLVRRYRDYFESLYLEVCREVEDIGKREGYDLILKKEEPDLQGGGITELQFKVGIKTVLYNSEGIDITSQVVESLNKKYAGKGK; this comes from the coding sequence ATGAAGCTGGAAATATTGTTTCATACGGGCATCAGATTAATAAAAAAATTTATTATTATAACAAGCTTTGCGTGTTTGTCCCTGTTTCTCTTGCTTGATATACAGGCAAGAAGTCAGGATGCTGTGGCTTCGAGAACAATGAAGATAGGGGTTGTTGATTTAAACAGGGTCTTTGAGAAATATGAGAAAAGGAAGAATCTTGACGCTCAGTTAAAAGACCAGGAACGGGAGTATCAGAAAATTCTTAATGATAAAAGGAAAGAGCTGGCAAATTTAAATGAAAAAATACAATTGCTGGATTTAGGGAGCGAGGCGAGAAGAAGAAATGAGGAGGCTTTTGAAAAAAAGAATATCGAATTGGAGTCATATGCAAGATTCGCAGAAAATAATCTCGTAAGAAGATACAGGGATTATTTCGAAAGTCTTTATCTGGAAGTATGCAGGGAAGTGGAAGACATTGGCAAACGTGAGGGTTACGATCTTATTTTAAAGAAAGAGGAGCCTGACTTACAGGGCGGGGGAATCACCGAACTTCAGTTTAAAGTCGGGATAAAAACGGTCTTGTACAATTCAGAAGGGATTGACATTACCAGCCAGGTAGTTGAATCCCTTAATAAAAAATACGCGGGTAAAGGAAAGTAG
- the bamA gene encoding outer membrane protein assembly factor BamA, whose protein sequence is MLCIMLCVVYARGLYAETTDIPQQIIRNIEIRGNQRISTTAIRASIRVKEGDPYNPLRISQDVDAIWAMGFFDNIEIKVEEVPDGLKLIYQVTERPMIQEIRFQGNEKFKAKRLMKLIETKAGDYLRPYLLKLDEDKIREFYIKKLYPRMQVNAETRIIDGKNVLIFNIDEGPKVRISEIQFVGNEGFTRRTLLKQMDIRQKRFPSFLFPGRFDEEKFRSDIQKIKEFYMNNGWLDVDVGWGTTYDNGSMSITLYIKEGERYYVERLTIQGTQLFTEEELKEKLKLQEGGPFFLDALEKDIYQIRLAYGEQGFIGARVDEKHTFSPEEAKVNISFFVEERDRFYIERINIIGNDRTRDNVIRRQLTFYPGEKLDTEKIRDSQRRLVNTGYFDMESGVPTGINFEPGSAPDKQNVIVEVKEGRTGMLRFGGGYGANVGAFGDISFTDRNFALFDFPKSWDDFFRGNAFRGGGEVLTLRFSPGFQRTEVLMSWTNPAIFDSPYSAGVSLFHYLRWYEEYQQQVSGTRISSGREIQRDFFVRLSPEFSNIHISRRRAEVEDTPQAVLDAQGSHLKAGITLSAIMNRTDNIYAPTKGYEGESSLEFAGLEVDIVKYRIQGTKYTTLFDVPGWGKHVLAYGGTFGIVQPTTGNDVLIFERFFAGGYGSLRGFRFRGVSPLDEKTGDQVGGNILMLLNTEYIIPIYKDVIRAAVFIDSGKADATVKDLNFDRFRASAGLGLRLSIPFLGRSTIAIDYGIPIIKRDGDETQAFSFNFGGGGSF, encoded by the coding sequence TTGCTTTGTATAATGCTTTGTGTTGTATATGCAAGGGGATTGTATGCTGAAACAACAGATATACCGCAGCAAATTATCCGGAATATTGAGATCCGGGGGAACCAGAGGATCAGCACGACTGCTATAAGGGCCAGTATTCGTGTGAAAGAAGGTGATCCTTATAACCCTCTGAGAATTAGTCAGGATGTTGATGCCATTTGGGCAATGGGATTCTTTGATAATATAGAGATAAAGGTAGAGGAAGTGCCGGACGGCTTAAAACTTATTTATCAGGTTACCGAACGGCCAATGATACAGGAGATACGGTTTCAGGGGAATGAGAAATTTAAAGCAAAAAGACTCATGAAGCTCATCGAAACAAAAGCAGGTGATTATTTAAGACCCTATCTCCTCAAGCTGGACGAGGATAAAATCAGGGAATTTTACATTAAGAAGCTGTATCCGAGAATGCAGGTAAATGCGGAAACCAGGATAATTGATGGGAAAAATGTGTTGATATTCAATATTGATGAAGGCCCTAAAGTCCGGATTTCAGAAATACAATTTGTCGGTAATGAGGGTTTCACAAGAAGGACACTTCTCAAACAGATGGATATCCGCCAGAAACGTTTTCCATCGTTCCTGTTTCCAGGGAGATTTGATGAGGAAAAATTTCGTTCTGATATTCAGAAAATAAAAGAATTCTACATGAATAATGGGTGGTTGGACGTCGATGTCGGCTGGGGAACAACCTATGACAACGGCAGTATGTCTATTACTCTTTATATAAAAGAAGGCGAACGGTATTATGTGGAACGTTTAACGATACAGGGAACACAGCTGTTTACCGAAGAAGAACTGAAGGAGAAACTGAAGTTACAAGAGGGAGGGCCATTTTTTCTTGATGCACTCGAGAAAGATATATACCAAATCCGGCTAGCATATGGCGAACAGGGATTCATTGGCGCCCGTGTTGACGAGAAGCATACCTTTAGCCCTGAAGAGGCGAAGGTGAATATTTCTTTTTTTGTAGAGGAGAGAGACAGGTTCTATATAGAGAGAATTAATATTATTGGTAATGATAGAACAAGGGACAATGTTATCCGCCGGCAGCTAACCTTTTATCCCGGTGAAAAACTAGATACAGAAAAGATACGGGACAGTCAAAGACGTCTTGTTAATACAGGGTACTTTGATATGGAGTCAGGTGTACCCACCGGGATTAATTTCGAGCCTGGTTCCGCACCGGATAAACAGAATGTCATTGTAGAGGTAAAAGAGGGCAGGACGGGCATGTTGCGGTTCGGTGGTGGTTACGGTGCAAATGTCGGGGCATTCGGTGATATCTCATTTACCGACAGGAACTTTGCTCTCTTTGATTTTCCAAAAAGCTGGGACGATTTTTTCCGGGGCAACGCCTTTCGTGGCGGTGGTGAAGTATTAACTTTACGTTTCAGTCCAGGTTTCCAGCGGACTGAAGTCTTAATGTCGTGGACGAATCCTGCTATATTCGATTCTCCCTACAGTGCAGGCGTAAGTTTGTTTCACTATCTGCGATGGTATGAGGAATATCAGCAACAGGTTTCAGGTACAAGGATTTCATCGGGAAGAGAGATTCAAAGGGATTTTTTTGTAAGACTAAGCCCGGAATTCAGTAATATCCATATTAGCAGGCGCAGGGCAGAAGTGGAAGATACCCCCCAGGCAGTGCTCGATGCACAAGGTAGTCACCTGAAGGCCGGCATTACCTTATCAGCAATCATGAACAGGACTGACAATATTTATGCTCCGACAAAAGGGTATGAAGGGGAATCCTCACTGGAGTTTGCAGGTTTGGAAGTTGATATTGTAAAATACCGTATCCAGGGGACCAAATATACGACACTTTTTGATGTTCCAGGATGGGGAAAGCATGTGCTTGCTTATGGTGGAACGTTTGGTATTGTGCAGCCAACTACCGGAAACGACGTATTGATATTTGAAAGGTTTTTCGCCGGCGGCTATGGTTCTTTGCGAGGATTTCGTTTTCGGGGTGTTTCTCCTCTTGACGAGAAAACTGGTGATCAGGTTGGAGGTAATATTCTGATGTTACTGAACACAGAATATATTATTCCTATTTACAAGGATGTTATCCGTGCTGCTGTTTTTATTGATAGCGGTAAGGCTGATGCAACAGTGAAGGACCTTAATTTTGACCGTTTTCGTGCATCAGCAGGGCTTGGGTTAAGGTTGAGTATTCCTTTCCTTGGCCGTTCTACCATAGCGATTGATTATGGGATTCCCATTATAAAAAGGGATGGGGATGAAACTCAGGCGTTTTCTTTTAATTTTGGAGGAGGTGGCAGTTTTTAA